In Ostrinia nubilalis chromosome 6, ilOstNubi1.1, whole genome shotgun sequence, the genomic window AGCGTGGTGCCTGACAGGCCGCCGCCTACCTCGCACGCGCCGCCGCCTGTGAGCcatgcgccgccgccgcagccggtGAGTTGAGATACTTTTATAACGCCCATAATGGGTACGACCAAGAGGTACTAGGACTTAAGAGAGAAGTGCGGTGCCCGACAGGCCGCCGCCTGTCTcgcacgcgccgccgccgcagccggtGAGTTGACAAACTTCTACCGCGCATAATGTCCATAATGGGTACGGGCGAGAGGTACCAGGAGAGGAGCGTGGTGCCTGACAGGCCGCCGCCTGCCTCGCACGCGCCGCCGCCTGTGAGCcatgcgccgccgccgcagccggtGAGTTGAGATACTTTTCTGCCGCGCATAATGTCTATACTGATCATAATGGGTACGAGCGAGAGGTACCAGAAGCGGAGCGCGGTGCCCGACAGGCTGCCGCCTTTCTCGCACGCGCCGCCGCCTGTGAGCcatgcgccgccgccgcagccggtGAGTTGAGATACTTTTGTACCGCGCATAGTGTCCATAATGCTCATATAGGTACGGGCGAGAGGTACCAGGAGAGGAGCGCGGTGCCCGACAGGCCGCCGTCTGTCTCGCACGCGCCGCCGCCTGTGAGCcatgcgccgccgccgcagccggtGAGTTGAGATACTTTTATAACGCCCATAATGGGTACGACCAAGAGGTACTAGGACTTAAGAGAGAAGTGCGGTGCCCGACAGGCCGCCGCTTGTCTCGCACGCGCCGCCGCCTGTGAGCCACGCGCCGCAGCCGGTGAGTTGAGATACTTTTTTGCCGCGCATAATGTCTATACTGATCATAATGGGTACGAGCGAGAGGTACCAGAAGCGGAGCGTGGTGCCCGACAGGCCGCCGCTTGTCTCGCACGCGCCGCCGCCTGTGAGCcatgcgccgccgccgcagccggtGAGTTGACAAACTTCTACCGCGCATAATGTCCATAATGGGTACGGGCGAGAGGTACCAGGAGAGGAGCGTGGTGCCTGACAGGCCGCCGCCTGCCTCGCACGCGCCGCCGCCTGTGAGCcatgcgccgccgccgcagccggtGAGTTGAGATACTTTTCTGCCGCGCATAATGTCTATACTGCTCATAATGGGTACGAGCGAGAGCGAGAGGTACCAGGAGAGGAGCGCGGTGCCCGACAGGCCGCCGCCCGTCTCGCACGCACCGCCGCCTGTCTCGCACGCGCCGCAGCCGGTGAGTTGAGATACTTTTGTACCGCGCATAGTGTCCATAATGCTCATATAGGTACGGGCGAGAGGTACCAGGAGAGGAGCGCGGTGCCCGACAGGCCGCCGCCTGTCTCGCACGCGCCGCCGCCTGTGAGCcatgcgccgccgccgcagccggtGAGTTGAGATACTTTTGTACCGCGCATAATGTCTTATAATGCTCATATGGGTACGGGCGAGAGGTACCAGGAGAGGAGCGCGGTGCCCGACAGGCCGCCGCCTGTCTCGCATGCGCCGCCGCCTGTGAGCcatgcgccgccgccgcagccggtGAGTTGAGATACTTTTGTACCGCGCATAATGTCTTATAATGCTCATATGGGTACGGGCGAGAGGTACCAGGAGAGAAGCGCGGTGCCCGACAGGCCGCCGCCTGTCTcgcacgcgccgccgccgcagccggtGAGTTGACAAACTTTTATAACGCGCATAATGTTAAAAACGCGCATAATGGGTACGGGCGAGAGGTACCAGGAGAAAAGCGCGGTGCCCGACAGGCCGCCGCCTGTCTCGCATGCGCCGCCGCCTGTGAGCcatgcgccgccgccgcagccggtGAGTTGAGATACTTTTGTACCGCGCATAATGTCTTATAATGCTCATATGGGTACGGGCGAGAGGTACCAGGAGCGGAGCGCGGTGCCCGACAGGCCGCCGCCTGCCTCGCACGCGCACGTaacatgtacagtcgcggaatgaaaaggttcgtcaccttagtgttggttttcgcttgcactaggtactgtaagagtcaaacctgccaacataaccgtgcaagaaacagtgctgctaacatttaaataaataagtattacggttgctaacgaataaggttttgcttgtttatttttctatctcatcagtgcaatgttacaaaatgtagtttttttatttaatagataatggcaggttgaaccaacaagaaggttttagtttatcaatcataataatcttcttgacaagttaaatcgtcaaacaactttgatctgaataattttgaactttaggtACTGACGAAcatttaaagattattttctctaactcgagattattctgtaacatagtttcaaaaggtaatatgtgctcgcgattcgttgaaggaatcaatttgaaaactgacgaaccttttcattccgtgactgtacataactTTATTCAAAGcctataatttgtataaaacATAAAACGAATAAGTATAATCATTTAATGCCTTCGAGATGTCCGAAACTATATTCAAAGCCTGTAATTTGTATAGAACATAAACGAATATAGTCTTTATTGCGTCCGACAGAAGCCGCAGCAAGACGACAGCTCGTCCAGCTCGTCGAGCAACAGCGACAGCGACTCCGGCAGCGACAGCGACAGCGACAACGACTCCAGCGCGCACCAGCCCGTTCCCAACGGTAAGTGCAAGtccataaagttaatttttgtgTGTACCTACAGTCTAAAGTCTTTATAACGAAATTAAAGGAAGCATTTATTTATCGTCATAGAGAGTTATCGTTATATGgagtgaagaaaaaaaaactacataatatcctGATGGttcctcgttcgttcgttcgtttcagccgaaagacgtccactgctggacaaaggcctcccccaaggatttccacaaagaccggtcctgcgccgcttgcatccaggtacctctcgcgaccttcaccaaatcgtcggtccacctagtgggaggcctgcccacgctacgtcttccagctcgtggtcgccactcaagaaccttcctgccccagcggccatcagctcttcgagccatgtgccccgcccactgccacttgattttagcgattctgcgggctatgtcagtcactctggttctcctacggatctcctcatttctgattcgatcacgcagggaaactccgagcatagcacgctccatcgctctttgggtgaccttgagccttcttatgaggcccatagtaagcgaccacgtctcagatccgtacaccatcactggcaactgGTTCCTACCTCTACCTATCTAACGTCCGGTCTCCAAGTAACCCCAAGGGGTCATTATACggaattctatctgctcggcgaccggactttagcgtGTTTAATTCGCTAATATAACTTCAAAAAAACATAAGGAGATGCTAAATGCTAATGGACAAGCatctatagaaaaaaaaaagtatcaccattttcagttttttttgttatgttctTTTTAATCCCTAATTAATTTTGAGTCTATCTTGTGCTATTTATAAATGGGCAAATCATTTTCAAGATGAATAAGAAAAATATCTGCTCATTCGTACACACAGCAACAAGAGGAAGACTCAAAATtgaggataaaaaaaatcatgaaaaaaaaatcgtatcGAAAATGgtgatactttaaaaaaaatactttatagaCGGCCATCCGTTAGTCTATCATCTCCTTTAGTTTGGAACGCtctttacgggacaccctgtatactaataACATGTTTTTATCGCCAGGCAACACGAGCAACCCGGCGCTGCCTAGCGACGTGCTGAACGATGATCTCTGCCTGTCCGAGTCGGGCAGCGACTCCGACTGACCTCACGATAAACctctttatttatttgggtTTGGGTATCTCTTCTCCTGACTTCTCTGCGGCCTCCCCCACTCTAGCGCTGTCTGAGCAGGCGCTAGTGTTGTGCATGTGTCGATAGTTTGTATCGAGTTTGTAGTTGAGCGAGTCGAAAATGGTAACATCGATAGCGTTTGCCACTCCAGCTTTCTCCGAGTGAGCGTTGGTGTTGTGTATGAGTCGATAGTTTGAGTATCGATAGTGGATCTAATCGAAAATGGTAACATCGATAGCGTTAGCCACTTCAGCTTTCTCCGAGCAAGCGCTGGTGTTGTGTATGTGTTGATAGTTGACCTTAAGGAAATGGCAACATCGATAGCGTTAGCCACTCCAGCTTTCTCCGAGTGAGCGTTGGTGTTGTGTGTGTCGATAATTTAAGGATCGAGAATTAATTAGTAACATCGATAGTGTTAATACCAGTATTCAATTGATCAACCGTCACTACTAGTGGAAACACTATCGCATAATTTTTCGATCTCTTGGTGTGGTAATTTGCGTACCGGAATATAGAGCAATCTACGGTTCGGTGTTTGAATTCTGAAAGGAGAAAATTATAGTGTAATGATTGTAAATATTACGTCTGCACTTATAATAAGCGGTGTGGAAGCTTGCAAGAATCATTAGTATCGCTAGCTATAGATGTTTTACTGTTTTTCGATGTCACAAGCGTATATTATGTACAACACTAGCGTGAGTGCTCGTCACGTTCGTGCGCTCACGCTGGGAAACCGCTAGTGTGTTGGAGGCCTTAGACGCAAGCAAACAGCTCTATGAAACTTGGCAAGTGTCTGAAGTCAGCACTCATTGAATCGTTATTCGTAAATCGTTCACTCAATACGATTGTATACAAAATTAAGACTTAAACAAGGATAGAAAAAGCATAGTTTTGCATCAacaagtatcgatatcttactGTATCATATCGATATGACTCGATTACTGATACTGTTTCGTATTAAACGTACGAAAATAATCTGAACGAGCATGAATGGCAGCCTGTGTAAATACGCCTTAAAACCATACAACGGTTAGGATTATTAatgcaataataaaaaaagagaaTATGTGGCCAACTTTATTgtaacgttaaaataacgaatAGTAACGTTATCGCTAGCCTAGaatataattgatataattGACAACGGTGGGGTTTCGGAATTAGATGTATTGTTGTGTGTTGTACAAAATTAATGTGTATTATGCCTGAAAATTCGTTATAGTAAATtgcaaaaatgtatgaattcgaATGTAACTTTAAAGCTGGTCGTATGAATGGCTAAGAGTCGCTTCTTATATCATAACTTAAATGTAATataattcattaatattaataaaacatacATGCATCTCAATCATGAAACTAAAGTTCAAGAATAAAATGCCTTTTATACAAACTATATTCTCAGTACATAATGTATGGTCCTTAGCATGTTAGTCTACCATAAAACGACCATTTCTCCAATAGTTTTTGAGCTTTATGTCTATAGCATATGGTTCAAAATTGATTGCGGAAATTTGATACTATAAGGTAGTTTGATGTGCTAGAGACAGGTAGCTTAGTTTTGGTATTTTGTACGCTAGTGATAAAAATCGTGTCAAATGAAAGTTTTTGGTCCACTTAGGTAAATCCTTGAGCGATATCCTGCTTAATCTTTTTCTGATTGCAGCCGAATGCAATAATCGTATGCGAAAGACGCACGGGTCTGTGAGGTTTCTCGGAAAAACGTAAACGTTATGTTGCCAAccaaagtttcgaatgttgccatccctttCACGCAAAGCGAAATGCCAGCATGAGAGACAGTGACAGATAAACCCGAAACAACGTtaacagcgtttcggagtagcccagTTGATATTCGCGCAGTGTAAAAGAATTGCGACGCATTAGTTTCGTTTTTCGCGCCTTTTGGAAGATTAAAATCGCTCACAATGCACGGAATTATCTTGAAAAGGTcacctttaaaataaaaagaaaattctAATGTATTATTCTAATCATCGCCTGCAAGGCACCGTGTGTTCTGGAAACCTTTAAATcgatgtacagtcacggaatgaaaaggttcgtcagttttcaaattgattccttcaacgaatcgcgagcacatattaccttttgaaactatgttacagaataatctcgagttagagaaaataatctttaactgttcgtcagtaaagttcaaaattattcagatcaaagttgtttgacgatttatcttgtcaagaagattattatgattgataaactaaaaccttcttgttggttcaacctgccattattatttctattaaataaaaaaaactattgtcaattggtcaatgtcatcattgcattgcactggatgggatagaaaaataaacaagcaaaaccttattcgttagcaaacgtcatatttatttaaatgttagcagcactgtttcttgcactgttatgttggcaggtttgactcttacagtacctagtgcaagcgaaaaccgacactaaggtgacgaaccttttcattccgcgactgtacaagtTTACTGAAATCGTGCAATAAAAGTAATCGTGTCTTATTTGCAATTAAATATGAGAGGTCGTAAAACCGTATGTTTTTTAACATACATACCTATTTCATCAACTCATAACAAAGGAAATTTTACCGTTGCAAAATAGTGAAAGAGATTATTAGAATTACGCTGAATATATACTTAATTATATACCAAAAGTGCCTTCTCATTGGCACCATAttataagcaagtatcgttagaacctcatatacctatttaatagaaaaagtATACAGTCTTTTCTTCTTGTAGGCTACGTGTCCACTAgcaaaaaatatcacattttagTTACCGATTATGAATTCACAATAAATAAGCAATTCTAGTACTTCTTTATACGTAAGACTGacagaaatgtatttttcatatTCAAGTAAATTGTTTATTAACTAACCTGCAATGAATATACAAATATacattactatatatttttgcAATGGACAATTAGCTGaaagttaaatattattttatgtaaaggCCTTATTAAATACatgaaaataacaataattttaaatcgGCGCTTAGTATTTATTAGAATATCCTATTCATtcttagataaataaaattacgtCAATATTTCAATGATTTAGGCCCATTTGCTCAACAAACTTAAAAACGAATTACTTATtacttaatttataaattacttataaaatatcaattttaacAAAGTATTTAACACATCATGCATTATTTAAAGTTATGAGAAGACAGAAACTGAATGATATTTAAAGATAGGTATCTTTATTTAGTTTGAGTTTTAAAAAACTGTCTTTTTCTACGTTACTTGTTGGTTTTCCAAGTCACTTTCGGCTATTCCTTTGTCAGTACTCAATCAATGTTAAATTCTGAATTCTATAAATAATCCTAGTAGTTTTTTTGTGCAACGGGGCCTTAATAATGCTTTTACCGTGCTATGCGTATCAGTCCAAAAGTTGGCAAAGTTTTGAACAAAAGTAACCCATCATTTGGTCCAATACGCCAAGTGCTGTGTAagcaaataatttaataatttcctTGTAAGTTGCTTAACAAATCATCGAGTAAAAGCAATCGTGACATTCTAAAAGGCATTATGTGTCTGTTGTTTAAATTATATGATTGTTATTCGTTAACTTGTTGTTGATTCTCATAATAGGCTTGGAGAGCTCATTGTGGTTTTCTTTACTTTCTTTCTATGTACATCTGTTTTCTCCAATGTGTTCATAAGTCATTTACTTATCTCTCTTCTACCAGCGATAGTGTATAGAGCCATTATGGTACCGTCGCGAATGTCATCAACCaacaataatttatgtatttagttTATTCTGTCTGTTCAATCTTTATTGTAAGAATGTATTCATTAATTTGATATGAGCACCTGAGCAATTAAAATTGTTGAGCATCAATAATCATGCTAAAATGGGACTTAACATTTATGTTCTTTTCTTTTTtagcaaatattatatttttcaacttATGGTAGGTGACGTGTCGCAGCGAAGTTTACACGTGCCAGCACTTTGATGTTTGTACAAATGTTTGTGTTATTTGGCTAGGCCTATTTTCACCAAAATCTAATTTATGTGCTTTGCGCTAAAGCTCCTTTTGCCTTGGCAAATACTGGAAACTTTTGCCAAACATCGGGTGCTAGCATCAAATAAAGTGTAACACTTGACTCTTGCcatgttttgaaatatttttaacgtAAGTGATGGTACATAATAGAGTAACTGTTACGAGTTATTTTTATGTCAAAcctattttatacataattttaagtaaaaacatttACTTACGGTTATGCATTAgtgacataataaaataataataatgtgccTCAAATCAGACaagagttattttttttatcttatgCCAATAACATAGTGCGTCTAGATAAGCGTGTAATgtttgtttgatatttttatgacaaccatattatttaatattattagttatgaaataaaaattttaataaatttgtatAGTAAGAgtaaaagtatgttttattaattctcACATAGCGCGCTCGGATAATTACGCGATCAACGGAACAATGAACTTTAATTAAAGTGTGTGTATGAATAGATATTCTAGAAAAAACTTTACATAAAACTAACATACCTGATACAAatgaacataaataaaaaaacagcgAAAAGTATTTTCCTGCTAAAAAGGTATTTCAGTTTCATTGaggctttttttttacttatcttGAATGTAAATTAATTCTTTACATAATTAAATGCAAATCAATCAACCATAATCTAACGGTTAATAGTGTTTTACAAAAGGATATAGATAAACAATTTTCAAATGAgttggtaatttatttttttacccaACAAAAACGGTTAGAGGTCGCAGGTTTTTGACTGTAGTTAGGCTTATTTTACAGAAGAAGGAAaaacgtttaaaaaaataagtaaacattTACTTGCGTAATAGCAGCTATTTCCACAGAGTTTCATTGCTATCTAAAAATGAAATATCAGTTAGGGCTGGATTTTTCAATcttcggataacttttaactgaagaataagtttggcacattgacagtttttgtatgggaaatatgtcaaaatgacaaggttattcttcagttaaaagatatcttacgattgaaaaatcagcccttaaaagAAAAACTACTTAGTCCTCgcgaaattaatttttatttatttgtagttgTTTGTAGAGAGACACTGGGCGAATTTTTTAGCCTAAATACATACAGTCTTGGCCAAAAGTATTGAGCACCcatgatatttattaattttgaaggAATTATACATGTGTCTGAATCAAAACagtttttaacagttttatattgtttatttacaacaaaaaaataatactttgttGGACCACCCTTCGCCTTAATTACTGCAGAAATTCTTTTTGGTAAAGATTGTACTAATTTATTACAATCGTCACATGTTAAAGCGTTCCACTCTTCTCGCAAGCGATGTTTTaggtcttcttttgtttttattgaatgGCGCTGGACCTTGCGCTTCAATAGACCACACAAATGCTCGATGAGGTTCAGGTCTGGTGACTACGCAGGCCATTCACGCAGCTCGATGTTATTGTCACTAAACCAAGCCATCTTTCGGTCAGCTTTGTGACAAGGTGCGTTATCCTGCTGGAATTTGACGCTCTTCATGTTGATGTCACCAAAAAGTTTTGTAAACGAGGGCAGAAGTGCGGATTCAAGAACGTTTATGTACTTTGTAGAGTCCATGCGTCCTTCACACACAAACATTTCCCCAAGTCTTGCGGCGCTCATACACCCCCAGACCATCACACTGCCGCCGCCATGTTTGACGGTAGGTACCACACACTCCGGGGTAAATTCTTCGTCTACTCGACGACGGACAAATGTCACACCAGGTGTGCCAACAATCTGTAAAGTAACGAAATTTTGCTAAGTGTTTTTCggtccaatatttatttttacaaatatagttttataatattattgtcgCGTATTGTTATTACATGATATTGGCTAACTTACCTCAAAGTTTGATTCATCTGACCACACAATATTTTTCCAATCTTCCTCGGTAAAAGTTtggtattttaaattttaaagcctACTCGTAACGAGCTGTTTTGGTCTTTTCTGAGAGCCATGGCTTCTTTCTGGCTGTATAGCCCTTAAGCCCAGCTTCTTGGAGTCTTCTGCGAGTTGTCCTTGCAGAAATCGGCGTATTAATTTCAGCTGATAACTCAGCAGCGAGGTCGGAAGaagtttttttatgatttttcaaAGACTAACAATACTACAGTATCATAGCTAAACATCTCGAAACGTGTTTTATTGCACGTTGTGCCGTGAGTTTATGTTTCAAAACCTGTCAAAGAAAGGTTTTTATCAAATAACTTTGAGTATCTTATATAGTTATCATGTATAAGCAGTATTTAGGGGGTGCTCAATACTTTTGGCCAAGGCTGTAGGTTGACTTGCAATTTCAAAACAGTAGAAAATTAATACCCATTTAGTAGCGACAAATAgtaaaaacaattaaactttTTGTACCAGTAGAGATAAATCAGtacgaaaatatgtaggtaatccGGGTGAGTTCTAGCTAATGTTTGTTTTCGAAGCAAAAGTTTAAAAAGTATGAATACTGATTTATGTAACAGTTTGTTGTTGAATAAACTTGCTCTTGAAAAATACTGCAAAATGAATAACTAATTATTGCCTAAGTACTACATCTTATCTCAACGTATAAGGTCTCGTAATGCAAATAAATCGATAcgattaaggcttggtatttctgctaaagtaggtatttcgcgctgtcaaaatctgcgcgcgcaatacttcgccgaagacagcgcgccaaagagctctcgtggctacacagtatagaaatacgcagtttagaaatacgcagttggttaggttaggttgacttccttccgttcaagcgtcacacatcacactcacagcactttttaatacaaatcatatccaagtgatacaaattaaaacaactttcaaaatttttgggaatatattttagaatcgaataaatatagaatataactgccaaagtaaacacggttcaaagaggcgtggcatcacccgaccttccgga contains:
- the LOC135072791 gene encoding uncharacterized protein LOC135072791 produces the protein MGTGERYQERSVVPDRPPPASHAPPPVSHAPPPQPRYQKRSAVPDRLPPFSHAPPPVSHAPPPQPRYQERSAVPDRPPSVSHAPPPVSHAPPPQPVS